GTGCCGAGCGACACGAAGCCCTGCCCCGGCTCCACCAGCCCCATGCCGACAGCGCTCGCGGCGTTGTCGCCCGCGCCGCCGGCGATCAGCACCGTGCCGCTGCCGACGCCCCAGCGCGCGCCGAGTTCAGTCTTGAGCCGCGCCGACACCTCGCTGCCCTCGACCAGCCGCGGCATGTGGCCGCGCGTCAGCCCGGTGGCCGCGAGCAGCTCGTCGGACCAGTCGCGCGCACCGACATCGAGCCACAGCGTGCCGGCCGCATCCGACATTTCGCTGACGGCCTCGCCGCTGAGCATGAAGCGCAGCCAGTCTTTCGGCAGCAGCACGCGCGCCACGCGGTTGAAGATTTCAGGTTCGTGCTCGCGCACCCACAGCAGCTTGGGCGCGGTGAACCCCGGCATCGCCAGGTTGCCCGCGATTTCGGCGAGGCGCGGCACGGCGCGCGTGAGCGCCACGCACTGCGCGCCGCTGCGGCCGTCGTTCCAAAGGATGGCGGGGCGCAGCACCTCGCCCGCGGCATCGAGCAGCGTGGCGCCGTGCATCTGGCCCGAAAGGCCGATGGCACGCACGGCGCGCAGTGCCTCGGCGTGCGCCTCCCGTAGCTCGGCCATCACCTGCTCGAGCGCCTGCCACCATTGGCCGGGATCCTGCTCCGACCAGAGCGGTTGCGGCCGATCGACCGTGAGTGCTGCGCGTGCCACGCCGACGATGCGGTGGTCGTCGGCAAGCAGCAGCGCCTTGAGCTCGGAGGTGCCGAGGTCGAGTCCCAGATACAAGATGGTGCTCCCTGATTGCGCTTTGAATGCTTGCTGCCGTTGTCTTGAAGTCAGCCGAAGCGGGTGTCGGCCTGCCGCCTGAACTCGCTCGGCGTCATGCCCTTGATCTCGAGAAAGCGCCGGTTGAAGTTCGCCACGTTGTTGAAGCCGACTTGGTAGCAGATGTCCGTCACATAGTGATCGGTCTGCATCAGCAGGTGGCAGGCGCTGTTGATGCGCACGCGGTTGACGAAGTCGGTAAAGCTGTTGCCGGTCGAGCGCCTGAAGAAGCGGCTGAAGCGGCTTTCGCTCATGCCGAGTTCGGCCGCCACGTCCGACATCGAGATCGACTCCGCCATGTTGGCGGTGATGCGGTTGACGATGTCGTTGATCTTGTCGACCTGCGCATCGCCTTCGATGCCGTGTGCGCCCTGCATCTGAACACTCGACAGCAGCCGGTAGTCTGTCCATTGCGCCAGGTCGGCCATGAACTCGAAGAACAGCCCGAGCCGGCGCACGCCGCGCGCGGCCTTGATGTTGTCCCAATGCGTTTGCGCCTGCTGCGAGAGGCCGAAGAACTCGATGCCGTGGCGCGCCCGTTCGAGCAGCTGCATCACCTCGCGCAATTCGGGAATTTCGGCCGCGGCGCGCTCGATGGGCTCGTGGCGGAACTGGATCACCCGGTCGCGCCCTTCGGAGCCGCCTTCGGGCACGTCCAGAGAGATCCAGTTGTGCGGCAGCCGAGGTCCGCAGAGCACGAGGTGCCCGGGCTGGAACGGCCCGATCCAGTCACCGACGAAAGCCTTTCCCGAGGTCTCGGTGATCAGGTGCAGCTCGTAGTCTTCATGAAAGTGCCACCGCACCAGCGGGCTCGGGAAGCCGTGCGCCAGACAGCGCACCAGGCCGGTTTCGGGAGCCTCGTAGCCCAGCGACGGCGAGCGCGCGATGTCGCGCTCCAGCTCGGGTTGGCGCTGACGGGGAATCGAGCGTTTGCGTGTGGACGTTGTCATGGCAGCACCGGTCAGAGCCGGGAAGCGACGGACTGGTTGTCTTCCTGCCGCCAGCGCCATGTGAACGGCTTCCAGTGTGGGTGGATCAGCCCCCTCGCGGGTGCAGTTCAGCGCCGCGGCGGTGGCCGCGAAGCGCATCACCTCGTGCCAAGCTTCGTCGCTCAGTTCGCCGAGCTGGGCGGGGTGCTCGACGCCCTGTGCGAGCAGCGCAACCGAGAGGCCCGCGGTGAACGTGTCGCCCGCGCCGATGGTGTCGACCACCTCGACGCGCGGCGCCGCCACGGTGAGCGGCGGATGCGCCGTGCGCCAGAGCGTGGCGCCCGCGCCTCCGCGCGTGACGATCACCGCGCGCGCGCCGGCCTGCAGGCACTCCGCCGCCAGTGCGTCGACCGGCCAGCCGGGGGCCAGCAGTTCGGCATCTTCGTCGCTGAGCTTGACCAGATCGGCCATCGCAAACCAGTTCATGACGCGCGCACGATAGGCCGCCATATCGGGAATCAGGCTGGGCCGCACATTGGGATCGAACACGATCACGCGGCGGCCGGCGTTGGCCGTGACCAGTTCGGCGATGCGCGTGGCCGCGGGCTCCTGCAGCAGCGAGATCGAACCGAAGTGCAGAAAGCGGCAGTCCGCCGGCAGCTGCGGCAGCGGCTCGGGTGCCCAGGTCGCGTCGGCGCTGCCGCGCGTGTAGAAGGCATAGCGGTTGGTCTGCGGCGTGCGCTCGACAAAGGCCAGGGTCGACGGTGCATGGGTACGCAGAATGAAGCCCGTATCCACGCCGTTGCGTTCGAGAAAACCCATCAGGCGCTCGCCGAACAGGTCGGTCGACAGCTGGGTGAGAAATCCGGTCGGCTGTCCAAGGCGCGCGCAGGCCACGGCCGTGTTGAGCGGCGAGCCGCCTTCGTGGCCCAGGAAACCGAGGGTGCCCGCCTCGGTGGCGGTGAAATCGATCAGGGCTT
The Variovorax paradoxus genome window above contains:
- the xylB gene encoding xylulokinase, which translates into the protein MYLGLDLGTSELKALLLADDHRIVGVARAALTVDRPQPLWSEQDPGQWWQALEQVMAELREAHAEALRAVRAIGLSGQMHGATLLDAAGEVLRPAILWNDGRSGAQCVALTRAVPRLAEIAGNLAMPGFTAPKLLWVREHEPEIFNRVARVLLPKDWLRFMLSGEAVSEMSDAAGTLWLDVGARDWSDELLAATGLTRGHMPRLVEGSEVSARLKTELGARWGVGSGTVLIAGGAGDNAASAVGMGLVEPGQGFVSLGTSGVVFVSTDRFLPNPAQAMHAFCHALPKRWHQMSVMLSAASAVSWAAKTFKFADEAGLLEAAASVALADRARCPLFLPYLSGERSPHNNPNAQGALFGLTHAHGPAEIAYAVVEGVSFGLRDGFDTLRLPADMPLREVALVGGGARSVWWGQLLADIFQVPLTLYAGSETGGALGAARLAWLADGGTVAEVCTLPPVRQQLVPSSQGADGHKTRHARFQVLYMALRDQFR
- a CDS encoding AraC family transcriptional regulator, with amino-acid sequence MTTSTRKRSIPRQRQPELERDIARSPSLGYEAPETGLVRCLAHGFPSPLVRWHFHEDYELHLITETSGKAFVGDWIGPFQPGHLVLCGPRLPHNWISLDVPEGGSEGRDRVIQFRHEPIERAAAEIPELREVMQLLERARHGIEFFGLSQQAQTHWDNIKAARGVRRLGLFFEFMADLAQWTDYRLLSSVQMQGAHGIEGDAQVDKINDIVNRITANMAESISMSDVAAELGMSESRFSRFFRRSTGNSFTDFVNRVRINSACHLLMQTDHYVTDICYQVGFNNVANFNRRFLEIKGMTPSEFRRQADTRFG